One region of bacterium genomic DNA includes:
- a CDS encoding AarF/ABC1/UbiB kinase family protein: MPVASRPPTMLHPDLLPEPTFPARALARLEWIARVTGLAGFVMLLRVLLGASRGEGSRGSHLPASLPAALGTLKGPFTKLGQLAAVRVDTLDAETRDALVSLRDDVPPLSFWRIGRVIEEELGAPLARHFLAIDPTPLGAASIAQVHRARLHDGRDVIVKVQYPWLTRSARADLALLRRLLKRLAPSERAGAAFAEFSRSYREELDFCREAAMAAEIAENLSGDPRLVVPQIVESHSAGRVLTMLELPALSLRAPEALAARGIPMPEVLQAIVAAYAKQMFVDGLFHADPHPGNLFVIDEPEATERPRILFVDFGLSQRLDPKLRKEVRQGIYALLKNDLDAFLAGMERMKMIEPGAEPGVRAAVSAMFERIRGEQGGAMAMSTDRVLALKDEASALLFETSGLTLPLPLLFYAKTLSYVFALGRELAPEVDLMTLAVPYMLRFLAETD, translated from the coding sequence ATGCCGGTAGCGTCCCGCCCGCCCACCATGTTGCATCCCGACCTGTTGCCCGAACCCACCTTTCCCGCCCGGGCGCTCGCACGTTTGGAATGGATTGCGCGCGTCACCGGCCTGGCGGGCTTCGTCATGTTGCTCCGTGTTCTTCTCGGCGCGTCCCGTGGGGAAGGAAGCCGAGGATCTCACCTGCCCGCCAGCCTTCCTGCGGCCCTGGGCACGTTGAAGGGTCCCTTCACGAAGTTAGGTCAGCTAGCTGCAGTGAGGGTCGATACCCTCGACGCGGAGACGCGAGACGCTCTCGTTTCTCTTCGTGACGACGTTCCCCCGCTTTCCTTCTGGCGAATCGGCCGAGTGATCGAAGAGGAGCTCGGTGCTCCGCTAGCCAGGCATTTCCTTGCCATCGATCCGACACCCCTCGGGGCGGCATCGATCGCACAGGTACACCGGGCCCGCCTGCACGATGGCCGAGACGTCATCGTCAAGGTCCAGTACCCCTGGTTGACGCGCTCGGCCCGAGCGGACCTGGCGTTGCTCAGGAGGCTGCTGAAGAGATTGGCTCCCTCCGAGCGCGCCGGAGCCGCCTTTGCCGAATTTTCTCGCAGCTACCGCGAGGAACTCGATTTCTGCCGGGAGGCGGCTATGGCAGCTGAAATCGCAGAGAACCTTTCGGGTGACCCACGCCTCGTAGTTCCCCAGATCGTCGAGTCCCATTCCGCAGGTCGCGTCCTCACCATGCTCGAATTGCCAGCACTCTCGCTTCGAGCACCTGAAGCGCTGGCCGCTCGGGGCATCCCCATGCCCGAGGTGCTTCAGGCGATCGTCGCCGCCTACGCCAAGCAGATGTTCGTCGATGGCCTCTTTCACGCGGATCCGCACCCCGGCAACCTGTTCGTGATCGACGAGCCCGAGGCCACTGAACGCCCGCGGATCCTGTTCGTAGATTTCGGCCTCTCTCAGCGTCTTGATCCGAAGCTCCGCAAGGAAGTCCGCCAGGGCATCTACGCCCTGCTGAAGAATGACCTCGACGCCTTCCTGGCCGGCATGGAACGCATGAAGATGATCGAACCCGGCGCGGAACCCGGTGTCCGGGCCGCGGTCTCGGCCATGTTCGAGCGCATACGAGGCGAGCAAGGCGGCGCCATGGCCATGAGTACCGATCGCGTACTCGCCCTGAAGGACGAAGCGAGCGCCCTGCTCTTCGAGACATCGGGGCTCACCCTGCCCCTGCCGCTGCTCTTCTACGCGAAGACGCTTTCATACGTCTT